A genomic stretch from Apodemus sylvaticus chromosome 12, mApoSyl1.1, whole genome shotgun sequence includes:
- the Pogk gene encoding pogo transposable element with KRAB domain isoform X2 — translation MESRAYPLNLTLKEEYKEEIEVQELEDGPIDMQKVQICSEGAWVPALFDEVAIYFSDEEWEVLTEQQKALYREVMRMNYETVLSLENEESDFRTPDWASPVNATSHFPQPQHFNSFGLHLPQDITELPEWSEGYPFYMAVGFPGYDLSADDLSSKFQFSRGMRRSYDAGFKLMVVEYAESTNNCQAAKQFGVLEKNVRDWRKVKPQLQNAHAMRRAFRGPKNGRFALVDQRVAEYVRYMQAKGDPITREAMQLKALEIAQEMNIPEKGFKASLGWCRRMMRRYDLSLRHKVPVPQHLAEDLTEKLVTYQQSVLALRRTHDYEVAQMGNADETPICLEVPSRVTVDNQGEKPILVKTPGREKLRITAMLGVLADGRKLPPYIILRGTYIPPGKFPSGMEIRCHRYGWMTEDLMQDWLEVVWRRRTGAVPKQRGMLILNGFRCHATDSVKSSMESMNTDMVIIPGALTSQLQVLDVVVYKPLNDSVRAQYSNWLLAGNLALSPTGNAKKPPLGLFLEWIMVAWNSISSESIVQGFRKCHISSNLEEEGDVLWEIEGELPKEPPKECGPESVAEGD, via the exons ATGGAGTCCCGAGCCTACCCTCTAAATTTGACCCTGAAAGAAGAGTACAAGGAAGAGATTGAGGTCCAGGAACTGGAGGATGGCCCCATAGATATGCAGAAAGTCCAAATCTGCTCAGAAGGCGCATGG GTACCAGCCCTATTTGATGAGGTGGCCATATATTTTTCGGATGAGGAGTGGGAAGTTCTGACAGAGCAACAGAAAGCCCTCTACCGGGAAGTCATGAGGATGAATTATGAGACTGTCCTGTCCCTGG AAAATGAAGAATCTGACTTTAGGACTCCAGATTGGGCAAGTCCAGTGAATGCCACCTCCCATTTTCCTCAACCTCAGCACTTCAACAGCTTTGGCCTACATCTGCCTCAGGACATCACTGAACTGCCTGAGTGGAGCGAGGGCTATCCCTTCTATATGGCCGTGGGCTTCCCCGGGTATGACCTCTCAGCTGATGACTTATCGAGCAAGTTTCAGTTCAGTCGTGGCATGCGCCGCAGTTATGATGCAGGGTTCAAGCTGATGGTGGTGGAGTACGCTGAAAGCACCAACAACTGTCAGGCTGCCAAGCAGTTTGGGGTGTTGGAAAAAAATGTTCGAGACTGGCGCAAAGTGAAGCCACAGCTCCAAAATGCTCATGCCATGCGGCGGGCATTCCGAGGTCCCAAGAATGGAAGGTTTGCTCTGGTAGACCAGCGAGTGGCTGAGTATGTCAGATACATGCAAGCCAAAGGGGACCCCATCACTAGGGAGGCAATGCAGTTGAAAGCTCTTGAAATCGCCCAGGAAATGAACATTCCAGAGAAAGGGTTCAAGGCAAGTCTGGGCTGGTGTCGAAGAATGATGAGAAGGTATGACCTATCTCTGAGGCATAAAGTGCCAGTTCCCCAGCACCTGGCTGAGGACCTGACTGAGAAGCTTGTCACGTACCAGCAGAGCGTGCTGGCTCTGCGCCGGACACATGACTATGAAGTGGCACAGATGGGCAATGCAGATGAGACACCCATCTGCTTAGAAGTCCCGTCTAGAGTGACTGTTGACAACCAGGGTGAAAAGCCCATCTTGGTCAAGACACCAGGCAGGGAGAAATTGAGGATCACAGCCATGCTGGGGGTCTTGGCTGATGGGAGGAAGTTACCACCATACATCATTTTGAGGGGAACATACATTCCCCCTGGGAAGTTTCCCAGTGGCATGGAAATTCGCTGCCACCGCTATGGATGGATGACTGAGGACTTGATGCAAGACTGGTTGGAAGTTGTATGGAGACGGAGAACTGGAGCTGTGCCCAAACAGCGAGGGATGCTGATCCTGAATGGCTTCCGGTGCCATGCCACTGACTCTGTGAAGAGTTCCATGGAGAGCATGAACACAGACATGGTGATCATCCCAGGGGCCCTGACCTCACAGCTGCAGGTGCTGGACGTGGTTGTCTACAAGCCACTGAATGACAGTGTCCGGGCCCAGTATTCCAACTGGCTTCTGGCTGGGAACCTGGCACTGAGCCCCACCGGAAATGCTAAGAAGCCACCCCTGGGCCTCTTCCTGGAGTGGATTATGGTTGCATGGAACAGCATCTCAAGTGAATCAATTGTCCAGGGCTTCAGAAAATGCCACATCTCCAGCAACTTAGAAGAAGAAGGTGACGTCCTCTGGGAAATCGAGGGCGAGTTGCCCAAAGAACCACCAAAAGAATGTGGTCCTGAAAGTGTGGCTGAGGGTGACTGA
- the Pogk gene encoding pogo transposable element with KRAB domain isoform X1, whose translation MESRAYPLNLTLKEEYKEEIEVQELEDGPIDMQKVQICSEGAWVPALFDEVAIYFSDEEWEVLTEQQKALYREVMRMNYETVLSLEFPFPKPDMINRLEREEACPDSDEWRLQGVTFAENEESDFRTPDWASPVNATSHFPQPQHFNSFGLHLPQDITELPEWSEGYPFYMAVGFPGYDLSADDLSSKFQFSRGMRRSYDAGFKLMVVEYAESTNNCQAAKQFGVLEKNVRDWRKVKPQLQNAHAMRRAFRGPKNGRFALVDQRVAEYVRYMQAKGDPITREAMQLKALEIAQEMNIPEKGFKASLGWCRRMMRRYDLSLRHKVPVPQHLAEDLTEKLVTYQQSVLALRRTHDYEVAQMGNADETPICLEVPSRVTVDNQGEKPILVKTPGREKLRITAMLGVLADGRKLPPYIILRGTYIPPGKFPSGMEIRCHRYGWMTEDLMQDWLEVVWRRRTGAVPKQRGMLILNGFRCHATDSVKSSMESMNTDMVIIPGALTSQLQVLDVVVYKPLNDSVRAQYSNWLLAGNLALSPTGNAKKPPLGLFLEWIMVAWNSISSESIVQGFRKCHISSNLEEEGDVLWEIEGELPKEPPKECGPESVAEGD comes from the exons ATGGAGTCCCGAGCCTACCCTCTAAATTTGACCCTGAAAGAAGAGTACAAGGAAGAGATTGAGGTCCAGGAACTGGAGGATGGCCCCATAGATATGCAGAAAGTCCAAATCTGCTCAGAAGGCGCATGG GTACCAGCCCTATTTGATGAGGTGGCCATATATTTTTCGGATGAGGAGTGGGAAGTTCTGACAGAGCAACAGAAAGCCCTCTACCGGGAAGTCATGAGGATGAATTATGAGACTGTCCTGTCCCTGG AATTCCCATTCCCCAAGCCAGATATGATCAATCGGTTGGAAAGGGAAGAGGCGTGTCCTGACTCTGATGAGTGGCGGCTCCAGGGAGTAACCTTTGCAG AAAATGAAGAATCTGACTTTAGGACTCCAGATTGGGCAAGTCCAGTGAATGCCACCTCCCATTTTCCTCAACCTCAGCACTTCAACAGCTTTGGCCTACATCTGCCTCAGGACATCACTGAACTGCCTGAGTGGAGCGAGGGCTATCCCTTCTATATGGCCGTGGGCTTCCCCGGGTATGACCTCTCAGCTGATGACTTATCGAGCAAGTTTCAGTTCAGTCGTGGCATGCGCCGCAGTTATGATGCAGGGTTCAAGCTGATGGTGGTGGAGTACGCTGAAAGCACCAACAACTGTCAGGCTGCCAAGCAGTTTGGGGTGTTGGAAAAAAATGTTCGAGACTGGCGCAAAGTGAAGCCACAGCTCCAAAATGCTCATGCCATGCGGCGGGCATTCCGAGGTCCCAAGAATGGAAGGTTTGCTCTGGTAGACCAGCGAGTGGCTGAGTATGTCAGATACATGCAAGCCAAAGGGGACCCCATCACTAGGGAGGCAATGCAGTTGAAAGCTCTTGAAATCGCCCAGGAAATGAACATTCCAGAGAAAGGGTTCAAGGCAAGTCTGGGCTGGTGTCGAAGAATGATGAGAAGGTATGACCTATCTCTGAGGCATAAAGTGCCAGTTCCCCAGCACCTGGCTGAGGACCTGACTGAGAAGCTTGTCACGTACCAGCAGAGCGTGCTGGCTCTGCGCCGGACACATGACTATGAAGTGGCACAGATGGGCAATGCAGATGAGACACCCATCTGCTTAGAAGTCCCGTCTAGAGTGACTGTTGACAACCAGGGTGAAAAGCCCATCTTGGTCAAGACACCAGGCAGGGAGAAATTGAGGATCACAGCCATGCTGGGGGTCTTGGCTGATGGGAGGAAGTTACCACCATACATCATTTTGAGGGGAACATACATTCCCCCTGGGAAGTTTCCCAGTGGCATGGAAATTCGCTGCCACCGCTATGGATGGATGACTGAGGACTTGATGCAAGACTGGTTGGAAGTTGTATGGAGACGGAGAACTGGAGCTGTGCCCAAACAGCGAGGGATGCTGATCCTGAATGGCTTCCGGTGCCATGCCACTGACTCTGTGAAGAGTTCCATGGAGAGCATGAACACAGACATGGTGATCATCCCAGGGGCCCTGACCTCACAGCTGCAGGTGCTGGACGTGGTTGTCTACAAGCCACTGAATGACAGTGTCCGGGCCCAGTATTCCAACTGGCTTCTGGCTGGGAACCTGGCACTGAGCCCCACCGGAAATGCTAAGAAGCCACCCCTGGGCCTCTTCCTGGAGTGGATTATGGTTGCATGGAACAGCATCTCAAGTGAATCAATTGTCCAGGGCTTCAGAAAATGCCACATCTCCAGCAACTTAGAAGAAGAAGGTGACGTCCTCTGGGAAATCGAGGGCGAGTTGCCCAAAGAACCACCAAAAGAATGTGGTCCTGAAAGTGTGGCTGAGGGTGACTGA
- the Pogk gene encoding pogo transposable element with KRAB domain isoform X3, producing MENEESDFRTPDWASPVNATSHFPQPQHFNSFGLHLPQDITELPEWSEGYPFYMAVGFPGYDLSADDLSSKFQFSRGMRRSYDAGFKLMVVEYAESTNNCQAAKQFGVLEKNVRDWRKVKPQLQNAHAMRRAFRGPKNGRFALVDQRVAEYVRYMQAKGDPITREAMQLKALEIAQEMNIPEKGFKASLGWCRRMMRRYDLSLRHKVPVPQHLAEDLTEKLVTYQQSVLALRRTHDYEVAQMGNADETPICLEVPSRVTVDNQGEKPILVKTPGREKLRITAMLGVLADGRKLPPYIILRGTYIPPGKFPSGMEIRCHRYGWMTEDLMQDWLEVVWRRRTGAVPKQRGMLILNGFRCHATDSVKSSMESMNTDMVIIPGALTSQLQVLDVVVYKPLNDSVRAQYSNWLLAGNLALSPTGNAKKPPLGLFLEWIMVAWNSISSESIVQGFRKCHISSNLEEEGDVLWEIEGELPKEPPKECGPESVAEGD from the exons ATGG AAAATGAAGAATCTGACTTTAGGACTCCAGATTGGGCAAGTCCAGTGAATGCCACCTCCCATTTTCCTCAACCTCAGCACTTCAACAGCTTTGGCCTACATCTGCCTCAGGACATCACTGAACTGCCTGAGTGGAGCGAGGGCTATCCCTTCTATATGGCCGTGGGCTTCCCCGGGTATGACCTCTCAGCTGATGACTTATCGAGCAAGTTTCAGTTCAGTCGTGGCATGCGCCGCAGTTATGATGCAGGGTTCAAGCTGATGGTGGTGGAGTACGCTGAAAGCACCAACAACTGTCAGGCTGCCAAGCAGTTTGGGGTGTTGGAAAAAAATGTTCGAGACTGGCGCAAAGTGAAGCCACAGCTCCAAAATGCTCATGCCATGCGGCGGGCATTCCGAGGTCCCAAGAATGGAAGGTTTGCTCTGGTAGACCAGCGAGTGGCTGAGTATGTCAGATACATGCAAGCCAAAGGGGACCCCATCACTAGGGAGGCAATGCAGTTGAAAGCTCTTGAAATCGCCCAGGAAATGAACATTCCAGAGAAAGGGTTCAAGGCAAGTCTGGGCTGGTGTCGAAGAATGATGAGAAGGTATGACCTATCTCTGAGGCATAAAGTGCCAGTTCCCCAGCACCTGGCTGAGGACCTGACTGAGAAGCTTGTCACGTACCAGCAGAGCGTGCTGGCTCTGCGCCGGACACATGACTATGAAGTGGCACAGATGGGCAATGCAGATGAGACACCCATCTGCTTAGAAGTCCCGTCTAGAGTGACTGTTGACAACCAGGGTGAAAAGCCCATCTTGGTCAAGACACCAGGCAGGGAGAAATTGAGGATCACAGCCATGCTGGGGGTCTTGGCTGATGGGAGGAAGTTACCACCATACATCATTTTGAGGGGAACATACATTCCCCCTGGGAAGTTTCCCAGTGGCATGGAAATTCGCTGCCACCGCTATGGATGGATGACTGAGGACTTGATGCAAGACTGGTTGGAAGTTGTATGGAGACGGAGAACTGGAGCTGTGCCCAAACAGCGAGGGATGCTGATCCTGAATGGCTTCCGGTGCCATGCCACTGACTCTGTGAAGAGTTCCATGGAGAGCATGAACACAGACATGGTGATCATCCCAGGGGCCCTGACCTCACAGCTGCAGGTGCTGGACGTGGTTGTCTACAAGCCACTGAATGACAGTGTCCGGGCCCAGTATTCCAACTGGCTTCTGGCTGGGAACCTGGCACTGAGCCCCACCGGAAATGCTAAGAAGCCACCCCTGGGCCTCTTCCTGGAGTGGATTATGGTTGCATGGAACAGCATCTCAAGTGAATCAATTGTCCAGGGCTTCAGAAAATGCCACATCTCCAGCAACTTAGAAGAAGAAGGTGACGTCCTCTGGGAAATCGAGGGCGAGTTGCCCAAAGAACCACCAAAAGAATGTGGTCCTGAAAGTGTGGCTGAGGGTGACTGA